Part of the Ferviditalea candida genome, TGCCGGCCGGCTTGATTGTGCGGTTTCTGAAACGCTACTATGCCGTATTGCCGAACAAGCCGCGGGCTTGGATCGAGATGGTTGAGGATTTGGGAGCGAAAGAAGCGGTTGCGCTGCGGCCGATTTAAAGATTGCATGCTCTTTGGCGGATGACGATTTGCCTCACCGCGTTTCGCCTTCATACCCGGGACACCTTGATGGTGTCCTTTTTGTATATCTCGGGTAAAATCAAGAGTTCTAACGCAGCTTGTCAAGAAGATTATAATAGTAATAGGTCTTTGATCTCATTTTGCCATCAGAGAAAATAAGTCTTTGACGCCGCTGCTATTAATTAAAGATTGAGCCATCTTCAAATCGTTCTCGTACAGGTCACTTTTTTATTAAACAGATAAAGCGGAATTAAAATTCGGCCAATCCTTCCATTTCCATCAAGGAATGGATGAATGGTTTCAAATTGCGCGTGAATGATGGCAGCCCGAATAAGCTCGTCAAGATCGTCTTTGGGTTCGTTGATGTAAAATTCAAGATTCTCCATGCATTTATCCACTAACTGAGTTTTATCCACTAACTGAGGTTCCGGAGGGATGTAAGTTGCTGTATCCATAGTACAGCCTGCCGGTCCGATAAAGATTTGAATTTTTCTATATTCACCGGGAGAACGACTGCTTTTGTGCCTCTACTTCAAGAACTTCATCCAGGGTGACTTTTGAGTACCTTCAATTTTTGTGGATTGAACTGCTTCATGAAGCATTACAGGATTTAGTAGTAATTGCGATTGCAGCTTCGTGTTTTGAAGCAGTACTTGATATTGAGCCACTTTTTTGTTAGCTTCGATTAATTCTCTGATGAAAAAAAGCTGGTCGATTCTCTCGGAGGCAAGTGGTAGATATTCGGGTGAAAAGGGGCTTTTGTCATTGCAATCCTCTGTTTTATGAACAAAAAAGCCAATTTTGATTGCAGAAAAATATGACATTTGTCATAGTTAGCCAATCCCATCGGTGATACATTGAGAATAACCCAGACGATACATCAAGCATGACCTGATAAAATTGAAGGGCGGTATGAACATGGGAATCTTCATTTCGGAAAAACGCAGGCGTCAGGAGCTAAGGAGAAACACTTTAAAAGGCGTTGCCATTGGCACGGTTTTGGGCGGCATTGCCGCGGTTTTGCTTACTCCCGTGAACGGCAGAGAGGCTCGTCAGAAGTTGGTTGAATCAAGCAAAAAAGTGATGGACGAAACATCCGGCTTAATTCAGGAAGGGATGGCCCACATAAGCCGAAAGTCCAAATATGGCAATCATCAGACTGAAATGGACGAGCAGATTAAATCCGGTATAAGCGGGGATGAAAAATGACAGTGGATGTATTGGCATTGTTACAGGTTATACTAGTTTTGTGCGGCATAGCGGCATTAATCTATCTTATTTATTTCCTGGTTCGCGCAGCATACTTGCTGAAAACGGTTCAGGGACTTTTGAACGAAAGCAGACAGCCGCTTTCTTCCGCTATCAATCATGCGGAAGCTCTTTTGAAAAATGCGGATACGATGAGCGAACTATGGGCATCAGAGATGTATACAGTTAAAGAAGCGCTCGGAAATCATTATAACGCCGCCGCTCGTCATGAAGACAGGTTCGGGCGTCAGGGATGGGATGCAGTACCCTGGAACGATCTGTTGAAGGCCGCCGTTTGGATAGGGAAATATTTAAAAGAGAAGTTGAAATGACAGAAAAAGGTCGTCGTTATCCGAATGAAACGATGACTTTTTTGCCGTTGTTTGGACGGATGGAA contains:
- a CDS encoding YtxH domain-containing protein, producing MGIFISEKRRRQELRRNTLKGVAIGTVLGGIAAVLLTPVNGREARQKLVESSKKVMDETSGLIQEGMAHISRKSKYGNHQTEMDEQIKSGISGDEK
- a CDS encoding Fic family protein — encoded protein: MDTATYIPPEPQLVDKTQLVDKCMENLEFYINEPKDDLDELIRAAIIHAQFETIHPFLDGNGRIGRILIPLYLFNKKVTCTRTI
- a CDS encoding Fic/DOC family N-terminal domain-containing protein, which codes for MSYFSAIKIGFFVHKTEDCNDKSPFSPEYLPLASERIDQLFFIRELIEANKKVAQYQVLLQNTKLQSQLLLNPVMLHEAVQSTKIEGTQKSPWMKFLK